One genomic region from Sulfurimonas sp. hsl 1-7 encodes:
- a CDS encoding ABC transporter substrate-binding protein — MVRFVNILALLLLFSSVIAAEDLKKVSLQLQWKNQFQFAGYIMAKEKGFYKKAGLDVTLKEWQHGIHMEDDVIQGRSEYATCRATSLIDISNGKKIVYLASIFQSSPLVLLADKSSHIKSIQDVKNKRIMATRDIDISLFSMMFSQGITPKDVKVIQPSFKAADLLNGKTDLIAAYISNEAYVLKSLGGQPVIFNPKDYGFDFYSDLLITSQEYIQDNPQEVKRFRKASLQGWKYAFEHIDETVELIYTKYNSLHKTKEALHYEAEELKKLAYYATDKLGTVEKQKLQRIYDVYKLLGLVQKEIDLRGALYSDYALDTELTTEEKKYLLKRQEITMCIDPNWMPFEHFNKDGKYEGMTADYFKAFEKTLATSFRVLPTQTWTQSIEFAKQRKCDIFSLAMETPKRKEYMNFTSPYLVIPLVVATKLEVPFVSDIKDLEKKKVGICKGYAFAELLKMKYPFLNIVEVEDIDDGLKRVSDGELFGYIGTLASIGYKLQNNYIGKLKITGKIEESWTLGIGVRNDDPLLLSVLQKAVNSLSEEENRRIFNKWISIKYDQEIDYTILWKVVAFFSFILVVGYYFYRKQQLLKGRLQEANDKLEVAYESLQEIAITDKLTQLYNRHKLDEVLSMEKNRIDRYGGSFGIIILDIDYFKLINDTYGHHVGDIVLQELSALLKENSRISDIIGRWGGEEFLIIAPNLEKDDIESFAKNLKDKVSQHLFNKTYKITVSMGISVYQAGEDVEKCLVRADDALYISKNSGRDKITIK; from the coding sequence ATGGTGAGATTTGTAAATATATTAGCACTGTTGTTACTCTTTAGCAGTGTTATTGCCGCAGAAGATTTGAAAAAAGTATCTCTACAGTTACAGTGGAAAAATCAGTTTCAATTTGCCGGTTATATTATGGCAAAAGAGAAAGGCTTTTATAAAAAAGCCGGTCTTGACGTAACTCTAAAAGAATGGCAACATGGAATCCATATGGAAGATGATGTTATTCAAGGTAGAAGTGAGTATGCTACATGTCGAGCAACTTCTTTAATAGATATCTCAAACGGCAAGAAGATTGTATATCTTGCATCGATCTTCCAATCAAGCCCTCTTGTCCTATTAGCAGATAAGAGCTCTCATATCAAGAGTATCCAGGATGTAAAAAATAAGAGAATCATGGCAACGAGAGATATAGATATATCATTGTTCTCAATGATGTTTTCTCAAGGAATTACGCCTAAAGATGTAAAGGTTATACAGCCATCGTTTAAGGCTGCAGATCTTTTAAACGGTAAAACAGATCTCATAGCTGCTTATATTTCAAATGAGGCATATGTTTTAAAATCTTTAGGCGGTCAACCGGTTATTTTTAATCCAAAAGATTACGGATTTGATTTTTACAGCGATCTGCTCATAACAAGTCAAGAATATATACAGGATAATCCTCAAGAGGTAAAGCGTTTTAGAAAAGCATCATTACAAGGCTGGAAATATGCTTTTGAACATATAGATGAAACAGTAGAGCTTATCTATACTAAATACAACTCTTTGCATAAGACAAAAGAAGCACTCCATTATGAAGCAGAAGAATTAAAAAAATTAGCTTATTATGCAACAGATAAACTAGGTACTGTTGAAAAGCAGAAACTACAAAGAATTTATGATGTTTATAAACTTTTAGGATTAGTGCAAAAAGAGATAGATCTTCGCGGAGCACTCTATAGTGATTATGCTTTAGATACAGAACTAACAACAGAAGAAAAAAAGTATTTACTTAAACGTCAAGAGATTACGATGTGTATTGACCCTAATTGGATGCCTTTTGAACATTTCAATAAAGATGGAAAATATGAAGGGATGACGGCAGATTATTTTAAAGCATTTGAAAAAACACTGGCAACAAGCTTCAGAGTACTTCCAACGCAGACTTGGACGCAGTCTATAGAGTTTGCAAAGCAACGTAAATGTGATATCTTTTCTTTGGCGATGGAAACCCCTAAAAGAAAAGAATACATGAATTTTACGTCGCCGTATTTAGTGATACCTTTAGTTGTAGCAACAAAACTGGAAGTACCTTTTGTAAGTGATATCAAAGATTTAGAAAAGAAAAAAGTTGGTATATGTAAGGGATATGCTTTTGCAGAGCTTTTAAAAATGAAATACCCCTTTTTGAATATAGTTGAGGTTGAAGATATAGATGACGGACTCAAACGGGTAAGTGATGGAGAACTGTTCGGTTATATAGGGACTCTTGCAAGTATTGGTTATAAATTACAAAATAACTATATTGGTAAACTGAAAATTACCGGAAAAATTGAAGAATCCTGGACGCTTGGTATAGGTGTACGTAATGACGATCCGTTATTATTGAGTGTTTTACAAAAAGCAGTAAATAGTCTTTCAGAAGAAGAAAATAGAAGAATATTTAATAAATGGATTTCAATAAAATATGATCAAGAGATAGATTATACTATTTTATGGAAAGTCGTTGCTTTTTTCAGTTTTATACTTGTAGTAGGATATTATTTTTACAGAAAACAGCAACTCTTAAAAGGACGCTTACAAGAGGCAAATGACAAACTTGAAGTGGCATATGAATCACTTCAGGAGATAGCGATTACCGATAAATTAACACAGTTATATAATAGACATAAGCTTGATGAAGTATTGAGTATGGAAAAAAACAGAATCGATCGTTATGGAGGTAGTTTTGGGATTATTATCTTAGACATTGACTATTTTAAACTTATTAATGATACCTATGGACATCATGTAGGTGACATCGTTTTACAAGAATTAAGTGCACTTTTAAAAGAAAACTCGAGAATATCGGATATTATCGGTAGATGGGGTGGAGAAGAGTTTTTGATCATTGCACCTAATCTTGAAAAAGATGATATTGAAAGTTTTGCTAAAAATTTAAAAGATAAAGTATCTCAACATCTTTTTAACAAGACCTATAAAATAACTGTCAGTATGGGTATCAGTGTATATCAGGCTGGTGAAGATGTCGAAAAATGTCTTGTAAGAGCAGATGATGCTCTGTATATTTCAAAAAATAGTGGTAGAGATAAGATTACTATAAAATAG